DNA sequence from the Capricornis sumatraensis isolate serow.1 unplaced genomic scaffold, serow.2 scaffold87, whole genome shotgun sequence genome:
GCAAGAgggggagatcttagttcttttgagggtcaaggtgaagacactaagggaagactgaagaggacgctggaccccagagcagagtggggtctgggaggacatagggcagatgaaccatgctgcatttcctgacatccgggtgtcagagagactggggacctgacataacggatggggcacgagtggggagaggagagaatcgaaagcccttacacagagacaagttcaggtccctgagggatgactgaagggaccccaagtgaagactctagggaccccaaggtaagactgatggaaccccacagatctcagcccctgttatcggccctgggagcccttggggtgagaagagcacactaggtctgtcctctcttcctgagttccgggtctgtgagtgtggggaccaggtgcgaggagcagggacctcttcccacctttcctaGTGGGGAGACGACAGAGCCTAGGTCCTACCGGAAGTCAAGGTGAACACCCTGAGTGAGGACTGAGGGTAGTCAGATCTCAGACCAGAGGGAACCTTGGTAGTCCCCAGGCAGGACAACTTCATGCCGCGGTGCCTGACATCCCTGTCAGAGAGACGGGCgaaagcagcagagcctcccgattgcagacaggacacttgcagctcttgcctggagtacaggctccatgcgaggagggaccgagacagttaagaccccaacagggagggacttggcccttgcaggagggtcttggagggcccagagcagggtggtgagcagggtgagcagcttcttgacatctggcctagggacctcgtgaggtgaggtttttcgggtggagtgcggatgtcttcgggttagcagaggctggacacaccaatcccgatggaggactaagcagacccctgcctctgtggtcagtgctgggaggccgggcaggacgtgaggaggagttgaggaccgagcatctccccagcctaggacccgtgggattccctgggcaggtgcccctcagcactttttgttcaggctagggtcttgttctgagtttccttgcaggtccccagagggtagggatcaggttgtaccaggggaaaggtgagcactgcaagggagccctgaggggacctcccgccacacaaaactgaggggacctcacagagtccacccctcgtactgtcacagaaggctgagggctgtgccacaggatacccccgagctgcgtcctcccattctctcacaggagctgcaggaaccaggaggcgaaagcagaggtctgaggcccatgtcctgaggtcagagagcagaggtggtccaggcagtacccggagtcaaggtgaggagggtgccctgagtgtacaccaggggctccccatcccagaacagaggggaccccacatgggcctagtcccaccaccttgtcagcctcggaagtcttggactgtgctgactgcaccctggggagacacctcacttccttcttcaggtagccaggggactggatgccccggaggcttgcgcctgtgaagtctgagaacacctttcaagaggagatgcataagtggcctgtggccgcccagggtgtggttttcagctgaggctgttcacatcccctctctccaccatccaggcctgtggtccccatatgtccccatctgccccccgcccccctccgccgcctccctcctgcctcaggctgtggtttgatcccaggcatcgcgctcatggtcgacatgagtgagctgagcaagctcgaggaagaacttaggacccaggcccagggcccattgCAGGTGCAGCTCTtggggcctgaggcaggggagactgcaattgccccccaccccagtctctggccttgcccccggtagctctgaatgagatgctggctaacctgattaagttcctgctgctcatgcatccggccaaggagctgacctcccaggtggaaatgctaaagaaggtcctcagggataaccaggagcactttccggtggtcttcagccaagcctcacagtgcctgcagctggtctgtggtgtggaggtgaaggaggcggaacccagggagcacatctacatcatggtccccaccgtgggcctcacctatgatatgatgctgaacagtgggcagggcctgcccaaggccggcgtcccggtactggtcctcagcctaatcatgtggaatggagaccgtgcccccgaggagaaggtcaggggagcactcagcaggatggggggggctgtcgagagtgagcactgcaactttggggagcccagggagccgcttacccacatgtgggtacaggaggggtacctggcataccggcaagtgcctgaaagccaccctgcccgctctgagttcctgtggggtccccaggcctatgcggagaccagcaagtgggacgtcgtggcatttctgctcagggtcaaacaaagggctttgagggccttcccacccctgtctacgtagcctgcaagggaggaggatgaggcgggctgagccagagcagcatccaggtgatccttccctctgtgattgaagaggaagaggtcagccttctcagacgtgctggcccaggccagctggggaaactggtgtatagcatctttggattcctgttctctgtgatgacatggagattcatctgttttccttagagaactttcaaaatttgattttttttttttttgttccatgattgttttcatagaaggctaaataaacttcagtgtcttaacTTAGTGAATGATGTTGATCACAGTGTGTCTGAACTTACCCAGTTCGAGAACAAGAGCttcgctgttttgtaaaagagattggagactcttccattgtgttttgtggtcccgaacaggatgcagtggaattggaattagaactgttttggaaaagtgagcttacttggcagtaatattgatgggggaaaaattagatgataaaagtaattgtagtgaattcatggttctgtccctcttgtgtgtcattttcaaaaactaaataatctctgtttatttggatttgcctgggtcattttaggaagtagcagaatgaattgagccccctgctcactggctcgtgtattccgaagaccttttaggagcctctgctctgtgaaatgctgtgttagcagtggggacactaggagaagcaggacacccccacacctagagcgacagtctaggagctgcagtcacatgaggaaggtggaaagacatcccgtagtcgcaatgaacagtgcaacacagggcggggtggtggggttacaggaggagtgttggagtgtcagtgcctgagccagggtggtttggggcttgggaaagctgggttctttctgtgggaggtgactgtgttgaggctgggtggtggcagccctcagacttgcagacagtgtgtcttgggggtgacgggaaattctgaagtggatcgttgctgtgaggtgtccttttgcatcttggataaagcccagagagatgtctttcttgggcaggaagggaggggccctggctctcGTCACATTGCTTTTGATCACAGGGGCAAATGAGGTGTTTTCACACCccacgctgctgctactgctgctaagtcgcttcagtcgtgtctgactctgtgcgaccccatagacagcagcccaccaggctcccccgtccctgggattctccaggcaagaacactggagtgggttgccatttccttctccagtgcatgaaagtgaaaagtgaaagtgaagtcgctcagtcatgtccgactcctagagaccccacggactgcagcctaccaggcccctccgtccatgggattttccaggcaagagtactggagtggggtgccattgccttctctgactgaacacctgacatctctccaatcccacactgcctaccggatgctcaacaaagagcagcagttagaactcataatgacaaaatctcctgttttggggaagactgtctgagcaggtcacatgggtcttgaaattctcaaccatttccaagtgtccactgactatgtggcaggtgccatgtatgtagccagaatcacatcttctgttcctgttgttctctggcactcagcagggagagctgccccttcagccccctgcacccgcccgcacaccagactgcagtgacctcaccacctcctgaggcccggaactcgctcctgtcatttgatgccaggcacagccttaacctgttgagtctctgctgcctccacacttctgaacctgcctgaagccagggacgctggtggatgttgcatcttttttttttttttttttttaatataacagcaaaagagacacagatgtatggatgttgcatctcttctggctagtacttatttcttttgtcatttggatctcagactctgagtctcagataaataaaaaaagcagtcaaaatcgctgctctgtgcgttttcctcttagaggttatgttattcaaccggggtgtatgtgtgtgtttgaggggtgcggagcagtgtctttcccagctgggaatcaaagttcccaggatccagtcacccagcaggatttctccacttagcagcttctcttcactcatttcatccctctgatatctagagcatgggcacaagtggccaaaataaagtccagatgaccaaataaatggtcatttcaatatacttggtaatctgctttcccaggacagagagtagagggccagcccagggaatactgggccatacttcaaagcaacatttgctcttctccaggattctgagcagatggtggggcagtggtagaaaacacctcctttgcccctgtggtcaacagcaatgcaacaacagtcaggaccccttccttcctgcccgagaaagagatctctctgtgttttatccaagatgcaaaaggatacctcacagcaatgatctgtttcagactttcccgtcacccccaagacacactgtctgcacgtctgaaggatgccaccacgcagcctcaacacaatcacctcccacagaaggaacccagcttcccaaagccccagaaCGCCCTGGCTCAGACACTGACGTTGCAGCGTTCCTCTAGGAGCCCGAGCGCCCCGCCGTGGGTTGCCTGGTTTAGTGTGACTAGGGGACTTACCTCCACCTTCTTCGTGTGACTACGGCTCCTAGATCATCGCTCAAGGTGTGGGGGGTGTccggcttctcctagtgtccccactgctaacccagcctttcatggagcagcggctccataaaggtctttggaatacacgagccagtgagcagggggctcaattcatcatccgctgactccttaaataacccaggcaaatccaaatgaacaagacattatttagtttttgaaaatgacacacgagaaggacagaaccatgaattcactaccattacttttatcatctcttccatcatcaatattactgccaagtaagctcacttttccaaaacagttctctaattccaattccatcgcatcctgttcaggaccacaaaatacaatggaagagtctccaatcgcttttacaaaacagcaaaactcttgctcacaatctgggtaagcgcaaatgcactgtcatcagcatcattcacgaagctgagacactgaagtttatttagcattctatgaaaacaatcagagtttgaacattttctaaggagaactggtgaatctccatgtcatcatacagaaaacaaatgcaatgaagctatacactggttccccaaactgccccaggccctcacttctgagaaggctgaccgctccctcttcaatctcagagcgaaggctcacctggatgctgctctggctcagtctGCCTCATCGTCCTCCCTTGCAGCCTCTGCAGACTgcagtgggaaggccctcaaagccctttgtttgaccctgagcagaaatgccatgatttcccacttgctggtctccgcataagcccggggaccccacaggaactcatagcgagcagggtggctgtaaggcacctgccggtactccaggtacccctcctgcacccacacgtgggtcagaagcgtcctgggctccccaaagaggcagtgcacactcccagcatacacacccaatctgctgagcgctccccagaccttctgctcaggggcacggtctccattccgcctgatcaggttgaggaccagcaccaggaggccggccttggggaggctctgcccactgctcagcactgcgttgcagctgaggcccaggatggagaccatgatgtagatgtgctccctggggtccacctccttcacttccacgccaaagaccagctgcaggcactgcgaggcttggctgaagaccaccgggaagtactcctggttatccctgaggaccttattcagcatttccgcctgggaggtcggctccttggctcgatacttgaggagcaggaacttcattaggctagctatcatctcattcagcgcttcctggggcaaggactccccagtgcctaaggaggacactgtgggggaggaggccgaggcagatgcagccacccctgcctcagcccccaagagctgcgcattcaccgggccctgggcctcgccagggtcctgaaaaccttcctcgggcttgctcagctcactcatctcgaccacgagcgtgatgcctgggatcaaaccacagacaggagtcagccagagtgacagatggggaccacgggccaggctgggggagagaggggctgtgaatggcctcagctgagcaccacaccctgggcggactgacacaggcaacttacaggtctccgcttgaggggtgctctcagacctcacaggggcaagcctccggggcagccagtcccctggctaccggaaggaggaagtgaggtggctccgcagggtacagtcagcacagtccaagacttctgaggctgacaaggtgggggattaggcccttgggtggtcccttctgttctggggtggggagcccccggtgcacactcagggtaccctcctcaccttgactccgggtactgcctgcaccttctctgccctctgacctcagggcacgagcctcagtcctctgccttcccctcctggttcctgcagctcctgtgagaaaaagggagggggcagctcgggggtatcctgtggcacagccctgagccttctgtgacagtacgcggggtggactctgtgaggtccccccagttgtgtggtgggaggtcccctcagggctcccctgtagtgctcaccttgcccctggcaccacctggtccctcccctctgggggcctgcatggaaattcggaacaagatcccagcctcaacagaaagcgctgaggggctccacatgctgccgaacctgcccagggcttcctgtgggtcctaggctggggacatgctcggtcctcagctcctcctcacgtcctgcctggcctcccagcactgaccacaggggcgggggtctgcttagtcctccctCGGGTCTGGGGAGTTCAGCCTCTGCCCACCTGAAGCCTCTGCCCTCCGCCCAAATAAACCTCACCTCCCGGGGTCCCTAAGCCagaagtcaagaaactgctcaccccactccagggcctccaagagtccccacaagggctaggatccctgcctccctgttggggtctttccgcttcagtccatcctcgcatgcagcctggcccctcaggcaggaccggagattgtcccgtccgccattttgagacccccgccgctttcacaagatccccagtctctctcagaccagcatgtaagaaaggcagacacacagaatgtgctcccagggccgactacaggggcggggatctgtggggttccgtcgctcctcatgcagggtcccctcactcctccctcaggcacctcacctgcctccggccgggacctgggattctcgcctctccccagctgaagccccgccccttataccacccccaggctctccaagacccggatgtcaggaagtcagaccatgcctgctgcgctcctccgacccccacagttgccctggactgacggcagagatgagcttctctgaggtaccctctgattggggttcagggtcctctagttcctcctcagggtcctcaacctgACACCCCACCGGACCTGGGAATCGGACCACCTAAGGCCCCGCCCCATATGCAAGGTCCCCAGTCTGAGATCCCGACCGACCGACCTCAGGAAGTCAGCCCCCCTACCAGGTCTCCAGTCTGAGATCCGGATATGAGGAAGTGAAACCGCGCACGCTGGGCTCATCCTACCCCAGGGCCACCAAGGACCAACAgcagctacaggcttccctgaggtctcctctgattggggtccagagtccgctcagtcctccctcagggtcctcaacttgaaactctggaggagctgggcttcttccctctgctcacccgaggccacgccccctttcccaggtccccagtttctctgagacctggatgtcaggaaatgcagcatgtgctcatccaccctctgtgttccctgagccttgatgtgagggtcccgcctcgggtcaacactaggggcatccctggatctgccagggctcaagatgaggtccctgagggatgatcaaaggtaaccccactgatccctgcccctgctgtcagccctgggccaccctggtggtgggatgagcacttggcagcctgttcggacttccgcatctgcatctcagagacattaggcaactgttagaaggggcagggcctcagaTGGCAAGAgggggagatcttagttcttttgagggtcaaggtgaagacactaagggaagactgaagaggacgctggaccccagagcagagtggggtctgggaggacatagggcagatgaaccatgctgcatttcctgacatccgggtgtcagagagactggggacctgacataacggatggggcacgagtggggagaggagagaatcgaaagcccttacacagagacaagttcaggtccctgagggatgactgaagggaccccaagtgaagactctagggaccccaaggtaagactgatggaaccccacagatctcagcccctgttatcggccctgggagcccttggggtgagaagagcacactaggtctgtcctctcttcctgagttccgggtctgtgagtgtggggaccaggtgcgaggagcagggacctcttcccacctttcctaGTGGGGAGACGACAGAGCCTAGGTCCTACCGGAAGTCAAGGTGAACACCCTGAGTGAGGACTGAGGGTAGTCAGATCTCAGACCAGAGGGAACCTTGGTAGTCCCCAGGCAGGACAACTTCATGCCGCAGTGCCTGACGTCCCTGTCAGAGAGACGGGCgaaagcagcagagcctcccgattgcagacaggacacttgcagctcttgcctggagtacaggctccatgcgaggagggaccgagacagttaagaccccaacagggagggacttggcccttgcaggagggtcttggagggcccagagcagggtggtgagcagggtgagcagcttcttgacatctggcctagggacctcgtgaggtgaggtttttcgggtggagtgcggatgtcttcgggttagcagaggctggacacaccaatcccgatggaggactaagcagacccctgcctctgtggtcagtgctgggaggccgggcaggacgtgaggaggagttgaggaccgagcatctccccagcctaggacccgtgggattccctgggcaggtgcccctcagcactttttgttcaggctagggtcttgttctgagtttccttgcaggtccccagagggtagggatcaggttgtaccaggggaaaggtgagcactgcaagggagccctgaggggacctcccgccacacaaaactgaggggacctcacagagtccacccctcgtactgtcacagaaggctgagggctgtgccacaggatacccccgagctgcgtcctcccattctctcacaggagctgcaggaaccaggaggcgaaagcagaggtctgaggcccatgtcctgaggtcagagagcagaggtggtccaggcagtacccggagtcaaggtgaggagggtgccctgagtgtacaccaggggctccccatcccagaacagaggggaccccACATGGGCCCAGTCCCACCACCTTGTtagcctcggaagtcttggactgtgctgactgcaccctggggagacacctcacttccttcttcaggtagccaggggactggatgccccggaggcttgcgcctgtgaagtctgagaacacctttcaagaggagatgcataagtggcctgtggccgcccagggtgtggttttcagctgaggctgttcacatcccctctctccaccatccaggcctgtggtccccatatgtccccatctgccccccgcccccctccgccgcctccctcctgcctcaggctgtggtttgatcccaggcatcgcgctcatggtcgacatgagtgagctgagcaagctcgaggaagaacttaggacccaggcccagggcccattgCAGGTGCAGCTCTtggggcctgaggcaggggagactgcaattgccccccaccccagtctctggccttgcccccggtagctctgaatgagatgctggctaacctgattaagttcctgctgctcatgcatccggccaaggagctgacctcccaggtggaaatgctaaagaaggtcctcagggataaccaggagcactttccggtggtcttcagccaagcctcacagtgcctgcagctggtctgtggtgtggaggtgaaggaggcggaacccagggagcacatctacatcatggtccccaccgtgggcctcacctatgatatgatgctgaacagtgggcagggcctgcccaaggccggcgtcccggtactggtcctcagcctaatcatgtggaatggagaccgtgcccccgaggagaaggtcaggggagcactcagcaggatggggggggctgtcgagagtgagcactgcaactttggggagcccagggagccgcttacccacatgtgggtacaggaggggtacctggcataccggcaagtacctgaaagccaccctgcccgctctgagctcctgtggggtccccaggcctatgcggagaccagcaagtgggacgtcgtggcatttctgctcagggtcaaacaaagggctttgagggccttcccacccctgtctacgtagcctgcaagggaggaggatgaggcgggctgagccagagcagcatccaggtgatccttccctctgtgattgaagaggaagaggtcagccttctcagacgtgctggcccaggccagctggggaaactggtgtatagcatctttggattcctgttctctgtgatgacatggagattcatctgttttccttagagaactttcaaaatttgatttttttttttttgttccatgattgttttcatagaaggctaaataaacttcagtgtcttaacTTAGTGAATGATGTTGATCACAGTGTGTCTGAACTTACCCAGTTCGAGAACAAGAGCttcgctgttttgtaaaagagattggagactcttccattgtgttttgtggtcccgaacaggatgcagtggaattggaattagaactgttttggaaaagtgagcttacttggcagtaatattgatgggggaagaattagatgataaaagtaattgtagtgaattcat
Encoded proteins:
- the LOC138072499 gene encoding melanoma-associated antigen 10-like, yielding MSELSKPEEGFQDPGEAQGPVNAQLLGAEAGVAASASASSPTVSSLGTGESLPQEALNEMIASLMKFLLLKYRAKEPTSQAEMLNKVLRDNQEYFPVVFSQASQCLQLVFGVEVKEVDPREHIYIMVSILGLSCNAVLSSGQSLPKAGLLVLVLNLIRRNGDRAPEQKVWGALSRLGVYAGSVHCLFGEPRTLLTHVWVQEGYLEYRQVPYSHPARYEFLWGPRAYAETSKWEIMAFLLRVKQRALRAFPLQSAEAAREDDEAD